The DNA segment GAATGAGGACGGCACATTAAATAGGGATTCACTAGGTCAACTTATTTTTCATGATCCTGCAAAAAGGAAACAATTGAACGATTTAATGCACCCGGCGATACGTAATGAAATGTTACGCATGCGAGATAAACTGTTTGAGCAGGGTCAAAAAACTATAATTATGGATATTCCTCTTTTATTTGAAAGTCGCCTTCAACATTTTGTTGATAAAATACTCGTGGTTTCAGTTACTGAAGAGATGCAATTGCATCGTTTAATGAAAAGGAATTCTTTATCAAAAGAAGAAGCAGAAACACGAATACAGTCACAATTACCAATTTCCGAAAAAGAAAAAGGTGCTGATGCAGTCATTTATAATAATGGATCAATTGACCAGTCTAAAGTTCAATTAGAGAGTATATTAGTTGAGTGGGACATTTAATGTCCCGATTTCTGAAAAATAGAACATTTCTACATAGCGAATTTACTGTATTACTTGATGTGAATTATGTTATACTATTTCGTGGATAAAGATGAACAGTATAACATATTTGTAGGAGGATTTTCATGCAAGCTTCTATAGCAATTAATGGATTTGGACGTATAGGTCGTATGGTTTTTCGTCAAGCAATTGTTCAAGATGATTTAAAAGTGGTAGCAATTAATGCTAGTTATCCAGCAGAAACATTAGCACATTTGATTAAGTATGACACAAATCACGGAACGTTTTCTGGTGAAATTGTTATCGAAGAACATGCTTTAATCATAAATGGGAAACGGGTTCAATTATTGAATGATCGTGACCCATTAAATTTACCTTGGAAAGAAATGGGCATCGATATTGTCATTGAAGCAACTGGTAAATTTAATGAGCGTGAAAGAGCTGCATTACATTTAAAAGCTGGTGCCAAAAAAGTTATTTTAACAGCACCTGGTAAAAATGAAGACATAACGATTGTTATGGGTGTAAATGATGATAAATTAAATATTAATGAACATGATATTATTTCCAATGCAAGTTGTACAACGAATTGTTTAGCACCAGTAGCTAAATTATTAAATGATAGATTTGGTATTGATAATGGTTTATTGACGACTGTTCATGCATATACCAGTGATCAAAATAACCTAGACAATCCACATAAAGATTTACGCCGTGGACGTGCTTGTGCACAGTCAATCGTTCCTACGACCACAGGAGCAGCGAAAGCAATAG comes from the Paenisporosarcina antarctica genome and includes:
- the coaE gene encoding dephospho-CoA kinase (Dephospho-CoA kinase (CoaE) performs the final step in coenzyme A biosynthesis.), coding for MIIGLTGSIASGKSTISAMLKEKGFPIIDADLVARQVVEPGTANLQEIERVFGHVVMNEDGTLNRDSLGQLIFHDPAKRKQLNDLMHPAIRNEMLRMRDKLFEQGQKTIIMDIPLLFESRLQHFVDKILVVSVTEEMQLHRLMKRNSLSKEEAETRIQSQLPISEKEKGADAVIYNNGSIDQSKVQLESILVEWDI
- a CDS encoding glyceraldehyde-3-phosphate dehydrogenase; this encodes MQASIAINGFGRIGRMVFRQAIVQDDLKVVAINASYPAETLAHLIKYDTNHGTFSGEIVIEEHALIINGKRVQLLNDRDPLNLPWKEMGIDIVIEATGKFNERERAALHLKAGAKKVILTAPGKNEDITIVMGVNDDKLNINEHDIISNASCTTNCLAPVAKLLNDRFGIDNGLLTTVHAYTSDQNNLDNPHKDLRRGRACAQSIVPTTTGAAKAIALVLPELKGKLHGLSLRVPTPNVSLIDLVVDLQTDVTVEELNAAFIEASEGAMKGVLGFTIEPLVSIDFNSNPHSAIIDGLSTMVMGKRKVKVLAWYDNEWGYSARVVDLTKKVGLALKVYQT